In Telopea speciosissima isolate NSW1024214 ecotype Mountain lineage chromosome 10, Tspe_v1, whole genome shotgun sequence, the DNA window CTCAAAACAACGTCGGAGAACGTGTCCACATGCGCTTTTACGCGCAGAGGAGAAGGATATGGAAATGGTTTGATGAGAAGGCTATACATGATGAGAagatcaaatatatatatatatatatatgtaaataaTATTATATAGAACATGGAAACCATTGAAGATATGCCTaaagtgaaggaaaagagacaagGCAAATGCACATATGAGATCCCTAGTGTTTGTATGTGAAGAATGAGATCAATATAAACAATATATGtgcttttgactattttacTTCCCAATCAATACCAAACAAGTAAGAAATTGAGAGAACTACCCCAACAAGAGCCAAGAAttattattgaaagaaaaaggggataaAGGCCAAGGATTGTGCAAATAACCCTATAAATAAGAAATGCGTGTGAGGATACATCAAAGGAAagatttatttgaggaaaagaggatagattctaaggattttatcaacaaccATATAagcaagagaatatgcttgaggaTATGACAATGgaataattttctatgagattttatggcatacAAAGAATTaaacttgaacttgaagagttttcccaaagcatagaagaattgaagaaattacCCAACCAAAACCTAGAAATAATCCAAGCAAATCAACTAGGCATGGCAAATGAGACAAACAAACTCTAAAATGCTTGTAAAGacttttaaaatttataaaagatgcaatagtCACACAAAGGTATCCCTAACTTAGTGCCATTGATCAAATAGGGTTTGATTtaccccaaaaaccctagtcccAATCGGTTTTGGCATGgtcttggtgtacatggccatggaaacacaattaaaaattaaagcatgatCATAAACTTAGGAtgttcatcccaaatccaagaaaaagggaaaggaagatgaagagacaccattccaaaccctacaaatggaaagaaaagataATGGAAGGGAGAAATAGGGAGAGAACCATACCTTGAACAAGTGAGAGATGAACTTTAAGGCTTGAAATCACCAAAAACCACCAAAGGAGTGCAAGGGaggcttgaacggaagtccctgtagagcctTTCTCTCCTACGATTATGTtcctctttggagccaaaagtgagttttaaaactcgcggctctatTTTGTCCAGATTCTGGGAATAGACAAACGAACGAATCCACTTATCATGACTCCGCTCGTGAATCCGTCCCGCTTAAAACTTGAAATCTTCATTCTTAAAACTATGCGGATCAATGAACGGATTCATTTCCATGAGTCCGCTCGAAGACCCGATCGCCTcgatatttttataaatttaaatctTCTAAGAAAGGATGAACGAATGGATTCACGTTCTGCATCCTCCCATTAGTCCGCTCTGCCTATTTTGCGGAGGAGCCACAaacggacccagagtactgatACCGCCTGTGAGTCCGCACgatttattttaggattttgagcccagattttttagaccttttgaccacacctatatgtgatgattgtgTGCCTTTACACTAGATTGGATGCCCATGTTGCTTGGCCCATGCACAATTATTGCTTGCTTTGAATGTAAACTATGGTGTCTACATTCTTGGGCCTACATCAGCCAGGTCAGCAATAAGAAATGATAGGCATTAGTACCCgctgtgactcccctcttacataaaaggagaagagttatccttgaggatgaaaatccttaacTTCCGTGAATTTAGTGATGTAAGACCTTAGGGATAGGGAAACCTAAGCCTAGACCTATATGGGTAGaaacccttaatggggtgtATAGAATCTAAACTTGTGGTTAGATAATAAGAAAGAGGAATTAATAGGCTGGTTTCAAATGATTTAGTTTGAATGATCAATAGAGACTTTGAGTAgaggtcattcatgacacctcacGGACTAACgacaactctatttgaactttacttggtgtATCCAAACCTTGTGTAGACTCATAGAGAGAGTCCTAAGTCGTGATTTGGCTTTCAAAAAGACCTAGTATACCATATCTAAGAACTCTTTATTCTTATAGATTGACCTAAGttacagatatgtccatagggatatgaatgtaattattaaattataCCTATGTATATGTGTggattgaaaacaaaattaggTAAATATATCCTTTAAACCCTAATGTGTGACTAAACTAATTTCTCTAGCACTACAAATGTGACCTTACCTTGACCTTACTATGTTAAGCTAGGTTGAGCCCCAACCTTGATCAAGTTGATTGTGGGTCAATGGGCAATGAATTTAACAATGACTGGATAGGTTAGTTGTTGGAACCTACTTAAGGAAATTGACTTAAACCTAGACTAGTAGAGGTTgtttggttctcgaaagaggactaaTATGGACTTTCCCATGTGGAATGACCGAGAAGTAGGTTTATAAGATTGTGAAAGCTGAagctgaaggatgtaacaagaccttctccaacaacagatatgaatggagtaatgggtcaccaaatgcgttccctccgtaccgagagtgaacaataggagattccatcaatattccaaatcattctaaagttggattAGGTAATGAGATGACCCAAAGTAAAAGCATTCAGAATTTAAACCCTGTGTTGGGGACTATAAAGGTTAAGTcttgtaacccaagaatgactaGAGTAGTGAAGGCACAAaatggtatcacctgatctgaaagatctagggaaccttcTGTTCCTTGTGGCTTAGTTAAGCGTGTGAGGCCTTATGTTACCTCTAAAGTGCCGTAACCACCGACCCTTAACCCAATGGaacctagggttattgtgaaccacaccccctgtggtaatgtgaccctataaggaaaaaaattggTGAAACCTTACTTGTCGTGCTATGTAAGCACTGCCCCACCTTGATTGAACCCTTGACTTAGTCTAAGTTGTGGGTGACCAAAGGTGTTGTTATTCAACAGTCCTCACCCGTTGAGACCctagttgcctcaaatttctgggacaaaattttaaataaggttggggggatgttacacctgcacccgaaatatacccaaTTGCCCTGGGGTAATTCAAacctttaccaaagggtaatgccatggtggcaatggtcaacattaatgaccttgaaccccatatattattataagtgtccccttgaagtcctgaaagtacgggtcaaagccccacaacttttcttgaagtttgggccctgacagtagCATCGGAGccatgaacggactcactcgaactgaatccaCTCGAAGATCCGCCCATGCTATTACCTGCCCTTTTGcattattttcctatgggacccacatccccgtgtctcggacaccataattagacccttggaccatgtggacctccacccttaccattaattggttgaATGGGCCacgaaagtgggcccacaagactggacttaaataaaataatgagttttactatttaacttaaaccaaacaaggcctaaggGCTAATAGGTTTAATGAGacttggacccaacccaaacatgacctaactaactaaatggacctaatggttatgacatagaccaaacatgccctaagaccccaactaaaacccatttaagacCTAAGGGGTTAATTGTGTTTGGGggatacctaaccaaacatgacctaaggccctttTACCCCTTAAAAGACTAACCTAAAcccttattcccttatctctccccctcccaagcaaaccatgaaggagaagagacaagagaagaaggaggaggaaggaaggaagaagaagtagaagtaggagaggaatgagaggggaagtgaagatggaggccatgccaagatggttggctgccccacatctcctcctcttgctgtccggacaaagggagaagaaaaaggtgaaggagaagagatggagaggatggttgggaggaagaggaggtggttcttcaaggctggctagggctggaattggagctcctcccaccaaggtaagacctcaagcttggtacttctccattctcatttccattttttgttgatcccttgagcttgagctaacctagggtttcatttgggactcaaggtgatgcttggccctaatttggagctctaatggtgctgaCCTAGCTCTATAAATGATTCCTAAGTGCTGCATTACAACCATTGTTGGTGAACCTttggttttgaaccttgaaacccaacccttggaccaattgagaccaaacccttatgtgatcttgAATCCATGGGGTAAGCCTAGgtcctagtgaccctaggaagacttagacacccctcccatGTCTCTGAGAGCTGGgtgcactccaagcttcaagttggagaagaagccctttgaaatctcagaaaaaATTACTAGCGGACACACGACCGGATCCACTAATCATGGTACTTTCCGTCAGTCCACCCAGAGTATTCCCTGTGATTTGACCTGAACGGATGATGGAacggactcaagtctgttgcatccaCCCGTGGGTTAGTTCACTCTCgagtatgtctcagggatcgaatggatgcaggggCGAATGAAGATGGCGCAACCGCCTGTGGGTCTGCTCGCTCTCAGGTGTGTCTCaaaaattgaacggatgcatgaacggatccaagtaagatgtttcGTCTGTGGATTCGCTCCTTGTGTTTTCACCTTTTAGCCTAAACGGAGTcaaggacggactcaccctgctgcttccgtccatgagtccgctcatgctgtcttggttgcAACTTGATTTGAACCTTGGGGGCCatgcatgggacccttctatacatgctttcatgattgcttttgtatgtttaggctATCCAACTTGATGGATAGCTGATGCACCAGTgagagattcatgtcaaccacgccgggtgacacccaTGTtcagtgagtgggttctgggtgactttattgggtttgaatatatattatacaaccttaagcatgctattatataaatataagcattgtgcgcaaagcattatttatctcaaatgtgaactgttatgaatgtgataatattcTCATCATTGTATCGGACTACtgtgtcgggtgtgccggtatcagaatcccaatttatttaattatgaaatctgttatatgccatcctgatctgtatgtgtcatgtcatgctggtacccgggtactagatgaaatgggacgttgatgcacccggaatacctctcgagatgataggacttgcatatagtatatctgtggctaggatgcttgctctcttatgctacgacctttgccaacaggggtttatgtgttggatagtctgagcacctatggtctgtggaggtgggagagaccaggacaaggatagtgatggctatcggggtctgtcACTAGGTGACCGGATGGTTTCTATCAGCGTAGgctcccatgtgataattgaggtttcactgaggcgataagttaagtgaccctaagtgtctcccgagttatcacagtagcatacacttgaccgatagaatttgtgtgctaggtgaaaaatgaatctaacattagcatgcttCATTCTGCTTGAAATTATTTGTATGTATgcttgtgcattcccctttgcttcctcactagctggtgtagctaaccccgttgcgcaacccctttttagctGATATGCAAGTAACCTCTTGACGaacaccgttggatgcgaatcaggTGGAGCCAATGGTtgtggcttggatgtagatgtacacccaagaatggtgccctagtggcaattatttattatttaatttctgtattcatccacaatcatgtataaattatatatttaattataggagagattgaatggttacatttatggaaattgtactatgtgttatcattagagaaccgatgctctatcaTGTCACatgtttgatttaattttgcttccgctaactttGTAATTTGGAACGACTTATTCCATTTGGGTACGTTCCTTGTtgttatcacgattgatgacagggtggactgtggctcgggacactctatctgtgatcctagtaggtattgggatgatgtgtgttgtcccaatcaccccctatgtggcaaaacatcttacatcgggatgggggcataACAAAAATGCACTAGATCCAAATTTCGATCTGACCatccacagacaatctctatcttgatgttccccaatagggcagtggtgaccatgttgagtaactctctcACTCACAAAATATTTGCGCGTTCCCAGAACACCGGATTTGACTCTCTtgaatctcagtcattgatgatccaaagaatgcgatcacattTCGCAGTGACAATGTCCTTTCAGGTACAGGGTCttagtgacacatgtctatcccatcctacaactggcagtaatacatgagggaatcgacaaagtagattcttcgccaatgcacatcaTAATGTGCACTCACATTCCTATCCtaacatcaacatgtctaggcatacctaatgcgacgaccatatgataagggtgcccagcccaaaccctagtcgtgactaccgttttaagtaaaacttatagacacataatgctcaaaaagtttatatcgcatgtgataatattaaactaaaatgtataaactattcaatacaaagtaaaccaGACCAAACTGGaacaaaccgggtttgatggacacataaatccaacacctCTATATATAACCAAAACCTTAAGCCCctcccccctcttattagactCACACGAGGAATCAAACACaagagggggggaggagagagttAACCCCTTGTGGGCGCGCATGGACCAGGCCCAAGGCCCAAGTCCATTTTACAAGATCAAACCACAAAGTTAAGTGGCATCAATCTGACTAAAGATGCAACCACAGAAACTTAATTAAGACAATTAGAGCATTTGCTCCAGTTCACAAATTAACTCAATGATgcaaattttgaatgaaatgaGACTATATAACATCTTATTCTGCAATTAATTACAAGAATAATGAAAAGCAGATTAAATGTTCTTAATTAGTTACAAACCTCTTTAGGGGGTGTTTCTTTCCTAAATGAGTAGAACCCCTCATCAAAAACAAATGGTACATAGAAAGAGAAACATTACAATACATCAAATCAAATTAGAAAACCCATATAAAGAGTGGTAAGGTCATCCAAAATACAGCATGCAAGCCTCTAATTCAGAATAAAGATGATCATTTCTCATTGCAAGGTATCAATATTTTTGCTCAGCTCCTCAAGCTTCTTCATCCTCAGTCTCTCACTTTCACTTACCATCTAGTCACAGGATCATacaaggaaaatagaagaaaaacaagATGGTTTCAGATACATGTGTGTAGAAATTGTCGAAgaataatattatttatttattaggacAGCTACTATATTCACCTCCATTAGCTTTGTAGTTAGTTGAGCTTTCTCCGCGTTCTTTTCATTGAAAGCCTCAAGTGCCTCTTTGTATTCTTTCTCCTGTAACCAATCAAAAATCACACTTTAATaaattgaattatttttcaGGCACACACTAAAAAAATGTTGTTGCAAGAATGAAAGTCACCTTCTTTTGGCAGCTCTGTCCCAAGGGTTTCAACTCTCGATTTATTGCATCAATCTTTTTACGTATTGAAGCAACTTCTTTCCTCGTTGGATCCGCCAATGCTTCAAGCTCCTATTgatattgtttttgttttgagcAAAGAAATCCAATGTATTGAATTATCCCAACTTCTAAGTTGATTTGATACAATTTAATTGCAATTAAGTAGGAGTTAGGTATTGGAACTACTCTTATTGTTATGCAATTATTGCAGCAGTGGATACAAAGCAACTATGTAATATGGGCACCTTATTGCACCTTCTTCTGGCTGCATTTGCATGTGTGTCGACCCATATGCTAGTGGCGCTTCTgctaagatatatatatatatagatggtCGGTACAATAATCTGCCAAGTGGATATCAGATGGGGCTCAAATTGTGGGCCACTATGTACCCtgctcatatgtcaagtttcagccaaaaGGACTTGTCAAGTGGAGCAATGGAGCTAGGAAAATCCAGGTCTATGGAGAATGCACAATGTTGGTCAGAATACTGTAGACATGCGTGGACATACATGGGGGATGCATAACACTACTCAAGAGAGTATATGGttgaatttgagtctgaaatttgacaagtgacTTATCCAACTATAGGAATTGCGATAACATTtttccatgtaaccaaattttatggacaatCCAAAAAACTTATATATGAGGAAAGGGTTCACTGGACCTACAACATTTTCTATACCTTCTCACAAAATGTCTTTTATTCAATTATTAAGTTagaaaaataatacaaaatccatatgtgagagggcataggaaacttCATAGGCTCAGAGTCACTTTTCCACATATCTATATCTATATCTATAAATAAAACTGTGAGGGGGACAAAATAGAAAGGAGGAAAAGAGTTGCTTACAGAAAAGAGGgaatggaaagaaagagaaaaatagggGCTCCAGTATGAGtataattatcttttatttggtaatcatgttttctttttctctttctcatggTGATAGAGCTGAAGATAGCCTACGGAGGTACATCAACTACAAggttgagggccatgaccttgaagtttgagatgtttcgtaaggaccccaagcaccCCATGACTGAACACCTTAGGGTTGTGAAAGACATGATTAGAAAATTGGAAGATACTGGGTGTAAACGTATTGGTGAACAACAGGTTCAAACCGTTATAAGAACACTACCTGATTCATGGGGCCTAATAGAGCTCAATTTTACATATAACAATGGTATCAAAATTTTGTTGATATCTCTCAACATGTGGAGCTGGAAGGGGAACACCAAGAGGTGAACCAAGTAACCGTCGTTGTCACCCAAATGGGACAGTGCAAGACATCTGGGTCTAAATGCAAGAGACAGGGACAAGTCAAGAAATCAGGGTGGGGCTAAGAACCAGGCACCAACTGAAGGCAAAACCGCCAAGCACAAACATGACAAGAATGGCAGAAAGAAACATATATCCAAAGTAAAGTGCTACAACTGCCAGAAGCTTGGACTGCACTGAACTGAAGAAGGTACCATCTCTATCCCATTCTCGTTGTGCCTTAGTGTGTACTCATATTTTGATTGCCCACAAACAgtctgattggattgtggatataGGAGCAACAAAACACATAGCTCGAGATCGAGGGGGATTTGTAGATTATCGAAAAGTCCCAGATGGTGCCCTGAATATCTATGTGGGAAATGGCATGAGTGAAGCAATATGAGGAGTTTGTACCTATCAGCTCTCCTTGTACATGGGGCACACCTTACCTCTTCATGATGTACTATATGCATTAGAAGTTCAACATAATCTACTTTTAGTTTCAACACTTTAGTTTTAGGATATACATTTTATTTTGACAGTAGTTTGATGAAAATACGTTCCAATGGTAGTTTATTTGGACAATGTTtgcttgagaatggttttattaaattagatttagtaaatcatgatgtttcttctttatctcttgtgaTTAATACTGATAATGATTGTGAATCAATCACTTAGCATGCTAGACTATGACACATAGGTCTTGATAGGATGGTCAAGTTAGCTAGAGAAGGCCTTCTTAGCCTactcgctaaagtcaacctacctACATGTGAGCCTTGTTTAGTTGGGAAGGCCCATcggaagccttttggaaaggtaGTCCGAGCAACTCAAATCCTACAATTTGTCCATTTGGACATCTGCAAACCAATGAATGTAAACTCACACCATGGtgttttttatttccttacTTTCAATGACGATTATTCACGAAACGGTATGTCTACTTGATCGTTCATTGCTGTGAAGTACTAGATTGATTCAAGCATTTTGTAgtagaggttgagaatcaacaaggcAAGAATTTAAAACTCTGCGAACTAATTGGGGACGCAAATATCTGTTTGATCAGTTTAAATAACTGTGTGAGGAAAAGGGAATCACCAGGCAACTAACCATCCCTTACACTCCGCGACAAAATGGTGTAGGGTAGTGAAGGAATAGAACACTTTTATATATGGTTAGGTCGATGATGAAGCAAGCCAACCTCTTAATTAATATCCTTTTATGGGGACACTCTTCTGACTGCTGCCTACATCCTTAATAGATTTCCATCATAATCAATTCCTTCCACTctctatgaattgtggaaaggagTGATACCTATCTTAGGATgtatgcgaccatggggatgtgttGGTTATGTTCACAGTACATCCCATAAGTTTGGAAAACTTGGCGCTAGAGC includes these proteins:
- the LOC122642721 gene encoding uncharacterized protein LOC122642721 isoform X1; its protein translation is MQTQRLQTWEQQQAAAQMQPQVKKNSGNIGSESPPKEDNKYDEEDMSRSAAITTFRTKEEEIERKKMEVKEKVQAQLGRVEEETKRLAEINEELEALADPTRKEVASIRKKIDAINRELKPLGQSCQKKEKEYKEALEAFNEKNAEKAQLTTKLMEVNIMVSESERLRMKKLEELSKNIDTLQ